The Neorhodopirellula lusitana DNA window CTACGACGAGCGAAAATGTTTGTCAGAGCCAGCCCTTCCACTGGATGACATACTGACACCGGCTCCATCGGCGGTCTTTGCTCCGGTCAGTTTTCCGTCGTTCTCGTCACAAGCGATCCCTACTTAACAACCGGTTGCCGGTAAGTGGCATCTGCTTCCTGGCTGTGTAGGCAACTCACAGGCTGGAAGCCGATGCCACTTGAAAGCGGCGACGCCAAATACGGTTTGTTTTTCGGCACTGCCAACATACCTTTCGACTTCCTTGATCTCTTCGCCATGTCAAATCTTCAACGACCGCTGAACTGCTGTTTTGTCATTACTTCCATGCCGGTGGGTGGCGCTGAAACGCTACTTGTCAACTTAATGCGGCGGATGGACGTCAATCGATTTCGGCCCGAAGTCGTTTGCTTGAAAGAGCCTGGTCCGCTGGGGGATGAAATTGCCAACGAGTTCCCGTTGCATGCCAACATGATCGGCGGGAAGTACGACTTGGCGGTTGTTCCACGATTGGCAAGACTTTTCCGTCAACGCCAAACAGACGCCGTCATTACCGTCGGAGCCGGTGACAAAATGTTCTGGGGGCGATTGGCAGCTAAATTTGCCGGTGTGCCCGTTATTGCATCCGCGCTTCATTCGACGGGCTGGCCGGATGGCGTTGGTAGACTCAACCGCCTTTTAACACCGATCACAGATGCGTTCATTGGAGTCGCGGATTCTCACGGAGAGTTCCTGCGTGACTTCGAAAAGTTTCCTGCGGGCAAGGTCAACGTCATTCGCAACGGAATTGATTGTGATCGATTCCAAGCTGTTCCCGATGCACGCAAGACGGTGCGTGAAGAACTTGGGCTAGCTGAAAACACTCCCCTTTGCGGGATCGTCGCGGCGCTGCGTTCAGAAAAGAACCATTCACTTTTGTTGAACGCAGTCGCCAGGCTGACTGACACGCATCCAGACCTAAATGTGTTGGTTGTCGGTGAGGGACCTGAACGAGCCACCATTGAACCACTGCGTGAGCAACTCGGTTTGGAATCTCGAGTGCACTTACTTGGTAACCGAAGTGATACGCCCCGATTGTTATCCGCAATGGACGTGTTCACGCTGTGTTCGTTGAACGAAGCCTCGCCGGTGTCGATCTTGGAAGCACTCGCTTGCCAAACCCCAGTGATTGCAACCGATGTGGGCTCGATTAGCGAGACGGTGATTGAAGGCGAAACTGGAATGCTGGTCGCCAGTGAAGACGTCGACGGCTATGCCAATGCACTGGGGCAGCTGCTCAGTGATGCCGCGATGCGAAATCGAATGGGCGAGAATGGACGCCAACGGGTGATCAAAACCGGATCCTTGTCTTCGATGGTCGCGGGCTACGAGTCGTTAGTGTCCGGTATCTATCAAGCGAAACGAGTGCCTGCGTTGGCAACGTCACGACAGCCGAAGCCGGCGAGTCTGCTGGGTGCTTTGTCGCGGTCGAAATCGGTGCAAAGTTCTTAGCTGATTCCCCACTCAGCACGCTTTGCTACGTATTCCGAAGAACCGACGCAGCGCAGTTTTGCGTGCGTCAATTTGGAAGTTGCCTGCCTGGGGTGAGGTTAAGACATCGCCGGTTGGCAGGCTTTCGGTGTGCTGGCCGATTCGGCAAGCTGGCGGCAAGTAGCCACCCATGATTTGACTCGGCGTAAACTGGGAACACCACGCCGGCCGATGATCTTGCTGCCGCGAGTGCTAAGTGAAAAGCGTTCCAGATCGCGGTGCAACTGAGCTGCTGATTCACGCGACAAACTTGCCACGCTACGGCGGTGCACGGAAACCAAAAGCAACGCGTCGCGAGGCATCATGGAATCGACCGAGGCGGCCAAACGGATCGCTGCTCGATAGCGACGAATCGCTCGTTCAGCACGAGCCTGACTTTGGAATGCGCTGGCAATGCGTTTGGGATCACCGAATACCAAATCGCCTGCGGTGACAACGCCCACATCGGCCAGTTGTTGGCATCGTTGGGGCGGACACAGCTTGAGATGCTCAAGTCGCATCGCTAGCAATCGCTCGCGGTGCGATCCGAGTCGCTGCATTGCCGTTTCTGCGGCTTTCGCGACTGCCGTCGTGGGCAGGTTGGCGGTGGTTGGGCTGTTCGACGCAGACGCGGCCTGAGACAGCGATCGGCTTATCGCTGGCTGGTTCGTCGGCTTTTGACGCAGCACTGGCTTGGGAATCTTGGGCATATCGACCCAGAACACAAGATCACGTTGTGCGTCGGTTTGCGCGTCAACCTGACGCTTTCGTGCCGCGGGGGCAAACTTCTTCAAAAACTCGAACATGAGAAAAGACTCCTGGTAGGAAGCATCCGAGAAAACCCGCGATACCAAGCGTCCTTCGGCGTCCGCTAGGTCAATCACGATCGTTTTTCACCCCAAAGTCTCAACAGCTCGATCAAATGGGACGCAGAATCGGTCATTTCGTTCAAATTGGCAAATTCTAGAACGCTGTGAATATTATGCTGACCGCTGGATAAATTCGGCGTCGGCAGTCCTTTCTCTGAAAGCTGACTGCCATCAGTACCACCACGAATAATCGCTCGATTCGATTCAATCCCCAGTATCTGATACGCCTGTTCAGCCAGATCCACTGCTTCAGGTAGCTTTTCGAGACCGTCGCGAAGGTTGCGGTATTGGCGACGAACTAAGCATTCGCATTTCATGCCGTCGATCGACTCGGCGGCCTGGTTGGCAAGCTTGCGAACCTGGTCAGCAAAGACGCCAAGCTCTTCGCTGTCAAAGCTGCGCAGAAGCAGGTTGATGCGAGTCTCACCGACGCCGCCGACAACATCGTTGACGTGAATAAAACCGTCGCGTTCATCGGTTGTTTCTGGCGTCTGATCCTTCTGTGGAAGAGACGCGATGAAGGTTGCCGCGGCGCGGATGGAATTCCGCATGCGATCCTTCGCGATTGCCGGATGAATGTTGTAGCCTTCGAATTTGACGGTCATCGCATCGGCCGAGAAGGTTTCCACGTCCAATTCGCCACGTCCGCCTCCGTCGACGGTATACGCAACGGTCGCATCGAGTTGGTT harbors:
- the pepT gene encoding peptidase T, with the protein product MPTAPLPLRTDRLLERFLRYVRVETTANPEATSYPSSEGQRELAQILANELSAMGLDDVQLTEDALVIATIPATIEGDLPVVALVAHMDTSPDASGANVSPQVIEQYTGGDIPLANGKVITVADCRELESMVGETLITTDGTTLLGGDDKAGVAIIMEVAHTLVERPDIPHGPVRVVMTCDEEIGFGTDKIDLNQLDATVAYTVDGGGRGELDVETFSADAMTVKFEGYNIHPAIAKDRMRNSIRAAATFIASLPQKDQTPETTDERDGFIHVNDVVGGVGETRINLLLRSFDSEELGVFADQVRKLANQAAESIDGMKCECLVRRQYRNLRDGLEKLPEAVDLAEQAYQILGIESNRAIIRGGTDGSQLSEKGLPTPNLSSGQHNIHSVLEFANLNEMTDSASHLIELLRLWGEKRS
- a CDS encoding glycosyltransferase family 4 protein; translated protein: MSNLQRPLNCCFVITSMPVGGAETLLVNLMRRMDVNRFRPEVVCLKEPGPLGDEIANEFPLHANMIGGKYDLAVVPRLARLFRQRQTDAVITVGAGDKMFWGRLAAKFAGVPVIASALHSTGWPDGVGRLNRLLTPITDAFIGVADSHGEFLRDFEKFPAGKVNVIRNGIDCDRFQAVPDARKTVREELGLAENTPLCGIVAALRSEKNHSLLLNAVARLTDTHPDLNVLVVGEGPERATIEPLREQLGLESRVHLLGNRSDTPRLLSAMDVFTLCSLNEASPVSILEALACQTPVIATDVGSISETVIEGETGMLVASEDVDGYANALGQLLSDAAMRNRMGENGRQRVIKTGSLSSMVAGYESLVSGIYQAKRVPALATSRQPKPASLLGALSRSKSVQSS
- a CDS encoding DUF4332 domain-containing protein; this translates as MIDLADAEGRLVSRVFSDASYQESFLMFEFLKKFAPAARKRQVDAQTDAQRDLVFWVDMPKIPKPVLRQKPTNQPAISRSLSQAASASNSPTTANLPTTAVAKAAETAMQRLGSHRERLLAMRLEHLKLCPPQRCQQLADVGVVTAGDLVFGDPKRIASAFQSQARAERAIRRYRAAIRLAASVDSMMPRDALLLVSVHRRSVASLSRESAAQLHRDLERFSLSTRGSKIIGRRGVPSLRRVKSWVATCRQLAESASTPKACQPAMS